One window from the genome of Longimicrobium terrae encodes:
- the pilB gene encoding type IV-A pilus assembly ATPase PilB, whose product MAVSAPAADRIGEQLILEGLVSREQLAKALDEARSSSTRVGYSLVKLGFLSEQDLVRALARQHRIPAVDLERVKLDPRILKLIPAEIAVKHQVLPLRRVGRTLTVAMANPTDLGVLDDLKFVTRLDVEPVIAGDFSLRKIIEKEYEASDERINDLLKQIESEEIEVMDDREEEMNVSSLQAAVEEAPVVKLINGILTDAVHRGASDIHFECYEKDIRVRYRVDGVLLEIMRPPMKMKAALISRFKILSDLNIAERRVPQDGRIKLRLGKRVIDFRVSTLPTLFGEKIVLRILDKGNLTLDLEKFGMEERAEKNFMRAIMNPYGMVLVTGPTGSGKTTTLYSALSKINTPEVNIMTAEDPVEYNLHGINQVQVRTEIGMTFSAALKAFLRQDPNIIMVGEIRDLDTGSIAIKAALTGHLVLSTLHTNDAPSTITRMIDMGIEPFNVASAVNLITAQRLLRRICGNCKEPTTYPADYLRAAGLTDEEIAEAAFFKGAGCDTCGGSGYKGRAGLYEVMAMSPTLRRMVLQSASTADLQKQAISEGMLTLRMDGMLKARRGVTTLEEVFKETAA is encoded by the coding sequence ATGGCAGTCAGTGCTCCCGCAGCGGACCGGATTGGCGAACAGCTGATCCTTGAAGGTCTTGTATCCCGCGAACAGCTCGCCAAGGCGCTGGACGAAGCCCGTTCCAGCAGCACCCGCGTGGGCTACAGCCTGGTCAAGCTCGGCTTTTTGAGCGAGCAGGACCTGGTGCGCGCCCTTGCCCGCCAGCACCGCATTCCCGCGGTGGACCTGGAGCGGGTCAAGCTGGATCCGCGCATTCTCAAGCTGATTCCCGCCGAGATCGCGGTGAAGCACCAGGTGCTTCCCCTGCGGCGGGTGGGGCGCACGCTTACCGTGGCGATGGCCAACCCCACGGACCTGGGGGTGCTGGATGACCTGAAGTTCGTCACCCGGCTGGACGTGGAGCCGGTGATCGCGGGCGACTTTTCGCTGCGCAAGATCATCGAAAAGGAGTACGAGGCTTCCGACGAGCGCATCAACGACCTGCTCAAGCAGATCGAGTCGGAAGAGATCGAGGTGATGGACGACCGCGAGGAAGAGATGAACGTCTCTTCCCTGCAGGCCGCCGTGGAAGAGGCGCCGGTCGTCAAGCTGATCAACGGGATTCTGACGGACGCCGTGCACCGCGGCGCGTCGGACATCCACTTTGAGTGCTACGAAAAGGACATCCGCGTCCGCTACCGGGTGGACGGCGTGCTGCTGGAGATCATGCGGCCGCCGATGAAGATGAAGGCGGCGCTCATCTCGCGCTTCAAGATCCTCAGCGACCTCAACATCGCCGAGCGCCGCGTGCCGCAGGACGGGCGCATCAAGCTGCGGCTGGGCAAGCGGGTGATCGACTTCCGCGTCAGCACGCTACCTACGCTGTTCGGCGAAAAGATCGTTCTGCGAATTCTCGACAAGGGCAACCTTACGCTCGACCTTGAGAAGTTCGGCATGGAGGAGCGCGCGGAAAAGAACTTCATGCGCGCCATCATGAACCCGTACGGCATGGTGCTCGTTACCGGTCCCACGGGTTCGGGAAAGACGACGACGCTGTACAGCGCGCTTTCCAAGATCAACACGCCCGAGGTCAACATCATGACCGCGGAAGATCCGGTGGAATACAACCTCCACGGGATCAACCAGGTGCAGGTGCGGACGGAAATCGGGATGACGTTCAGCGCCGCGCTCAAGGCGTTCCTGCGGCAGGACCCCAACATCATCATGGTGGGGGAAATCCGCGACCTGGACACGGGAAGCATCGCCATCAAGGCGGCGCTCACCGGCCACCTTGTGCTCAGCACGCTGCATACGAACGACGCTCCGTCGACCATCACGCGTATGATCGACATGGGGATCGAGCCGTTCAACGTGGCCAGCGCGGTGAACCTGATTACGGCGCAGCGCCTGCTGCGGCGCATCTGCGGCAACTGCAAGGAGCCCACGACGTATCCGGCGGACTACCTGCGCGCCGCGGGGCTGACGGACGAGGAGATCGCCGAAGCCGCCTTCTTCAAGGGCGCGGGGTGCGACACGTGCGGCGGCAGCGGCTACAAGGGGCGCGCGGGGCTGTACGAGGTGATGGCCATGTCGCCCACGCTGCGCCGCATGGTGCTGCAGAGCGCGTCCACGGCGGACCTGCAGAAGCAGGCGATCAGCGAGGGGATGCTGACGCTGCGCATGGACGGAATGCTCAAGGCGCGCCGCGGCGTGACCACGCTGGAAGAGGTCTTCAAGGAAACCGCCGCGTGA
- a CDS encoding type IV pilus twitching motility protein PilT: MSMATETARVAVPEARSLNLRALLEEMIERGASDLHVTAGERPKLRVDGHITDSGVDHILTPKDCLQLTYSILTENQKKRFETEDELDFSFGIQNLARFRGNVYRQRGCVALAIRQIPFKILTFDDLRLPPIVAKLAERPRGLVLVTGPTGSGKSTTLAAMLDKINKERKGHILTIEDPIEFIHRHQGCMVNQREVGSDTQSFARALKYALRQDPDVILVGELRDLETVQAALTIAETGHLCLATLHTNSAAETINRVIDVFPAHQQPQIRAQLAFVLEGVVTQQLLPKARGRGRAMACEIMVCNQAVRACIRDDKVHQIYSVMQAGKKHGMQTLNDALYQLYVQREVSLEECLKRTSDPAEFLRAVGEPVPN; encoded by the coding sequence ATGAGCATGGCTACCGAAACTGCCCGCGTGGCGGTTCCCGAAGCGCGCAGCCTGAACCTTCGCGCGCTGCTGGAGGAGATGATCGAGCGGGGCGCCAGCGACCTGCACGTGACCGCGGGCGAGCGTCCCAAGCTGCGGGTGGACGGGCACATCACCGACAGCGGTGTGGACCACATCCTGACCCCCAAGGACTGCCTGCAGCTCACGTACAGCATCCTGACGGAAAACCAGAAGAAGCGCTTTGAGACGGAAGACGAGCTGGACTTCAGCTTCGGCATCCAGAACCTGGCGCGCTTTCGCGGCAACGTGTACCGGCAGCGCGGGTGCGTGGCGCTGGCCATCCGGCAGATTCCGTTCAAGATCCTGACGTTTGACGACCTGCGGCTGCCTCCCATCGTGGCCAAGCTGGCCGAGCGCCCGCGCGGCCTGGTGCTCGTCACCGGCCCCACGGGATCGGGCAAGAGCACCACGCTGGCGGCGATGCTCGACAAGATCAACAAGGAGCGCAAGGGGCACATCCTCACCATCGAGGATCCCATCGAGTTCATCCACCGCCACCAGGGGTGCATGGTGAACCAGCGCGAAGTGGGAAGCGACACGCAGTCGTTTGCCCGCGCGCTCAAGTACGCGCTGCGGCAGGACCCCGACGTCATTCTGGTGGGCGAGCTTCGCGACCTGGAAACGGTGCAGGCGGCGCTGACCATTGCCGAAACGGGCCACCTGTGCCTGGCCACGCTGCACACCAACTCCGCGGCCGAGACCATCAACCGCGTAATCGACGTGTTTCCCGCGCACCAGCAGCCGCAGATTCGCGCGCAGCTGGCATTCGTGCTGGAGGGCGTGGTGACGCAGCAGCTGCTGCCCAAGGCGCGCGGCCGCGGCCGGGCCATGGCGTGCGAGATCATGGTGTGCAACCAGGCCGTGCGCGCGTGCATCCGCGACGACAAGGTGCACCAGATCTACTCGGTGATGCAGGCCGGCAAGAAGCACGGAATGCAGACGCTGAACGATGCGCTGTACCAGCTGTACGTGCAGCGCGAGGTGAGCCTGGAAGAGTGCCTGAAGCGCACCTCGGACCCGGCGGAGTTCCTGCGGGCGGTAGGCGAGCCGGTGCCGAACTGA
- a CDS encoding LptF/LptG family permease: MKILTRYLMRAHLGPFLFAFFALTGVILINTLAKRLADLAGKGLPVRVIMEFFVLALPATVALTFPMAVLVAVLFTFSTLTSENEITALKASGVDLRSLLAPLLVAAGVITAAMVVFNDRVLPEANHRWSQLIVDIGRKTPTFLLQEQTLNKISPETGGKTIFLRAARIQPGTNRMWDVQLFDVSDPSQLQSVFADSGRAMFSSNGIDMILQLYDGHTRSVNANEPTSFRRVYFQRQVFGIQGIGTQLQRNDRPDDYRGDREMTIGMLKAEIDTLAGQRSIHVREARQTARADMRYALTGKLPSAGGDPGAPTPGADFSAMNGVGEGSPATITRRAADALSNAQKAVENTDEQIRNYQVEIHKKYSIAVASLVFVIVGAPLALRFGGGGIGMVIATSMAVFSLYYVGLIGGESLAGKGVVTPLFAMWVVNVVMTILGVIGLATMGRESSSGRNSAWDAMLQGLRGLASLPFGRRARG, encoded by the coding sequence ATGAAGATCCTTACGCGGTACCTCATGCGGGCGCACCTGGGCCCGTTTCTTTTTGCGTTCTTCGCGCTCACCGGGGTGATCCTGATCAACACCCTGGCCAAGCGCCTTGCCGACCTTGCCGGCAAGGGGCTGCCCGTGCGCGTCATCATGGAATTCTTTGTCCTGGCGCTTCCCGCCACGGTGGCGCTCACCTTTCCGATGGCGGTGCTGGTGGCGGTGCTGTTCACCTTCAGCACGCTCACGTCGGAAAACGAGATCACGGCGCTCAAGGCCAGCGGCGTGGACCTGCGCAGCCTGCTGGCGCCGCTGCTGGTGGCGGCCGGCGTGATCACCGCGGCGATGGTGGTGTTCAACGATCGCGTGCTCCCCGAGGCCAACCACCGCTGGAGCCAGCTGATCGTGGACATCGGGCGCAAGACGCCCACCTTTCTGCTGCAGGAGCAGACGCTCAACAAGATCTCTCCGGAAACCGGGGGAAAGACCATCTTTCTCCGCGCCGCGCGCATTCAGCCGGGCACCAACCGCATGTGGGACGTGCAGCTGTTTGACGTGAGCGATCCGTCGCAGCTGCAGAGCGTGTTTGCCGATTCGGGGCGCGCCATGTTCAGCAGCAACGGCATCGACATGATCCTGCAGCTGTACGACGGGCACACGCGCAGCGTGAACGCCAACGAGCCCACCAGCTTTCGCCGCGTCTACTTTCAGCGCCAGGTGTTCGGCATTCAGGGCATCGGCACGCAGCTGCAGCGCAACGACCGGCCCGACGACTACCGCGGCGACCGCGAGATGACCATCGGCATGCTCAAGGCGGAGATCGACACGCTGGCCGGGCAGCGCTCCATTCACGTGCGCGAGGCGCGGCAGACGGCCCGCGCCGACATGCGCTACGCGCTCACGGGCAAGCTCCCCAGCGCGGGCGGCGATCCCGGCGCGCCCACGCCGGGGGCGGACTTTTCCGCCATGAACGGCGTGGGCGAAGGCTCGCCCGCCACCATCACCCGCCGCGCGGCGGACGCGCTGAGCAACGCGCAGAAGGCGGTGGAGAATACGGACGAGCAGATCCGCAACTATCAGGTGGAAATCCACAAGAAGTACTCCATCGCCGTCGCCTCGCTGGTCTTCGTGATCGTGGGCGCGCCGCTGGCCCTGCGCTTTGGCGGTGGCGGCATCGGAATGGTGATCGCCACCAGCATGGCCGTCTTTTCCCTGTACTACGTGGGCCTCATCGGCGGAGAATCGCTGGCCGGCAAGGGCGTGGTGACCCCGCTGTTCGCCATGTGGGTGGTGAACGTGGTGATGACCATTCTGGGCGTGATCGGGCTGGCCACCATGGGGCGCGAATCCAGCAGCGGCCGCAACAGCGCCTGGGACGCCATGCTCCAGGGGCTGCGCGGTCTGGCGTCGCTCCCCTTCGGGCGGAGGGCGCGCGGATGA
- a CDS encoding MOSC domain-containing protein: protein MLLSIWVKRAHRGPMDSVDSGRLVTARGLAGSADQGRRRQVTLLDEAAWRLVVDRAGGSAPPVARRANLLLRGIHFDRGSRGRVLCVGACRLLIRGETRPCERMDEAVPGLQAAMRDEPWSGGAFAEVLNDGEIHVGDSVRWDDVATEDPHAEQQRSRETNGQDS from the coding sequence GTGCTGCTGTCGATCTGGGTCAAGCGCGCGCATCGGGGCCCGATGGACTCGGTCGACAGCGGACGGCTGGTGACTGCGCGCGGGCTGGCGGGAAGCGCGGACCAGGGACGGCGCCGGCAGGTGACGCTGCTGGACGAGGCGGCGTGGCGGCTCGTCGTCGATCGCGCGGGCGGTTCCGCGCCGCCGGTGGCGCGAAGAGCGAACCTGCTGCTGCGCGGCATCCACTTTGACCGCGGCTCGCGCGGGCGGGTGCTGTGCGTGGGCGCCTGCCGCCTGCTGATCCGCGGGGAGACGCGCCCGTGCGAGCGGATGGACGAGGCCGTTCCCGGGCTGCAGGCCGCCATGCGCGACGAACCGTGGAGCGGCGGCGCCTTTGCCGAGGTGCTGAACGACGGCGAGATCCACGTCGGCGATTCCGTGCGCTGGGACGACGTGGCAACAGAAGATCCTCACGCAGAGCAGCAGAGGAGCAGAGAAACCAACGGACAGGATTCCTGA
- a CDS encoding helix-hairpin-helix domain-containing protein: MAATSQERLALGVTALLLAAGVGARILHRAPAPEVTGPDAAAAAPLAQVRDSVAVADLRRKPLAPGEKLDPNTASADELDRLPHVGPSLAARIVARRATHVRYRTMADLDSVEGVGPSLLRDAGPHLALAPAPAAVLAAKLSGAAEGAGTGSGGGSSSTVLDLNTATAAELESLPGVGPALARRIVEFRQREGRFRSVAELDRVPGIGPSMLSRLAPRVRASP, from the coding sequence GTGGCCGCCACCTCGCAGGAACGGCTGGCGCTGGGCGTGACCGCGCTGCTGCTGGCGGCGGGCGTGGGGGCGCGCATCCTTCACCGCGCGCCCGCGCCGGAGGTGACCGGGCCGGACGCGGCCGCCGCCGCGCCGCTCGCCCAGGTGCGCGACAGCGTGGCTGTGGCCGATCTGCGCCGCAAGCCGCTCGCCCCCGGAGAGAAGCTGGACCCCAACACCGCCTCGGCGGACGAACTGGACCGCCTGCCGCACGTGGGCCCGTCTCTGGCCGCGCGCATCGTGGCGCGGCGGGCCACGCATGTCCGCTATCGGACGATGGCGGACCTGGACTCGGTGGAAGGCGTGGGTCCGTCGCTGCTGCGCGACGCGGGCCCGCACCTCGCCCTGGCGCCGGCGCCGGCCGCCGTCCTCGCCGCGAAGCTTTCCGGAGCGGCGGAGGGCGCCGGGACCGGGAGTGGTGGCGGGTCATCATCCACCGTGCTGGACCTGAACACGGCGACCGCGGCGGAGCTGGAATCGCTTCCCGGCGTGGGACCCGCGCTGGCCCGGCGGATCGTGGAATTTCGCCAGCGGGAAGGCCGCTTCCGATCGGTGGCGGAGCTGGACCGCGTGCCCGGAATCGGCCCGTCGATGCTGTCGCGCCTGGCTCCGCGGGTGCGCGCCAGCCCTTGA
- a CDS encoding LptF/LptG family permease, translating into MIRILDRYILRQFIATFTSLVIGLPLLFIIADITDNIDRYMDRGIGMKNLGLAYVYQFPLFMVYSFPIAALVATVFTVGGMTRHQEITAAKAGGVSFYRLLMPIGFMAIVLSVVALGLGEVVPVTLRKRAVLVGESEAQNNGPRANFVFQTEREGILSARRLEPRVGEMTDVVIERNASTRGAGVHLIARRAVWRDRGGWRLEDVWRRELSASHDEKATHYDTLRIPGLIETPTELLADPRKPEEMRYSEMTRFIGAIQRSGGDARPLEVERAQKLAIPMAVMVIVFFGAPLVTSSARGGAAYGVGVSLGVTIVYMLLFRVGKALGSSGALDPLVAAWGPNGLLLLAAIVLMARVRT; encoded by the coding sequence ATGATCCGCATTCTGGACCGCTACATCCTGCGGCAGTTCATCGCCACCTTCACCAGCCTGGTGATCGGGCTGCCGCTGCTGTTCATCATCGCTGACATTACCGACAACATCGACCGGTACATGGACCGGGGGATCGGGATGAAGAACCTGGGGCTGGCGTACGTCTACCAGTTCCCGCTCTTCATGGTCTACTCGTTCCCCATCGCGGCGCTGGTGGCCACGGTGTTCACGGTCGGCGGAATGACGCGGCACCAGGAGATCACCGCGGCCAAGGCGGGCGGCGTAAGCTTCTACCGCCTGCTGATGCCCATCGGGTTCATGGCCATCGTGCTGAGCGTGGTCGCGCTGGGGCTGGGCGAGGTGGTGCCGGTGACGCTGCGCAAGCGCGCGGTGCTCGTCGGCGAAAGCGAGGCGCAGAACAACGGGCCGCGCGCCAACTTCGTCTTTCAGACCGAGCGCGAGGGAATTCTGAGCGCCCGCCGGCTGGAACCGCGCGTGGGCGAGATGACGGACGTGGTGATCGAGCGCAACGCCAGCACCCGCGGCGCCGGCGTGCACCTGATCGCACGGCGGGCGGTGTGGCGCGATCGCGGCGGGTGGCGGCTTGAGGATGTGTGGCGCCGCGAGCTTTCCGCCAGCCACGACGAAAAGGCCACGCATTACGACACCCTGCGCATTCCCGGGCTGATTGAAACGCCCACGGAGCTGCTGGCCGATCCGCGCAAGCCGGAGGAGATGCGCTATTCGGAGATGACGCGCTTCATCGGCGCCATCCAGCGCTCCGGCGGCGACGCGCGCCCGCTGGAGGTGGAGCGCGCGCAGAAGCTGGCCATCCCCATGGCGGTGATGGTGATCGTCTTTTTCGGCGCGCCGCTCGTCACTTCGTCCGCGCGCGGCGGGGCGGCGTACGGCGTGGGCGTAAGTCTGGGCGTCACCATCGTCTACATGCTCCTGTTCCGCGTGGGCAAGGCGCTGGGAAGCAGCGGCGCGCTCGATCCGCTGGTGGCCGCGTGGGGACCCAACGGCCTGCTCCTTCTCGCCGCCATCGTGCTGATGGCCCGGGTGCGAACGTGA
- the dapF gene encoding diaminopimelate epimerase, whose translation MTEFFKGHGLGNDYIALEMDGLGFELTPPAVRLICDRHTGVGSDGILARVASATADFGLRIFNPDGSEAEKSGNGLRIFAAYLLERGDVGERAPFSVETPGGLVRMEVLSRSADGVLSVEAEMGTARFGSADVGLAGPERETDDEPLELESGDIVRINVVSIGNPHCVIFQDELDVEALRRRAPQISTHPAFARGVNVQFAVPVEPDGVDAWVWERGAGETRASGSSACAVAAAAVRRGMVSERQVAVRMPGGRLDVHVRDDWSLVLRGPVESVYRGALTDGMRRRLETLG comes from the coding sequence GTGACTGAATTCTTCAAGGGCCACGGCCTGGGCAACGACTACATCGCGCTGGAAATGGACGGGCTGGGGTTTGAGCTCACCCCGCCCGCGGTGCGGCTGATCTGCGACCGGCACACCGGCGTGGGATCGGACGGCATCCTGGCGCGCGTCGCGTCCGCCACGGCGGACTTCGGGCTGCGCATCTTCAACCCGGACGGCAGCGAGGCGGAAAAGAGCGGCAACGGCCTGCGCATCTTTGCCGCGTACCTGCTGGAGCGCGGCGACGTCGGCGAGCGCGCGCCGTTCAGCGTGGAAACGCCCGGCGGCCTGGTGCGCATGGAGGTGCTGAGCCGCTCCGCCGACGGCGTGCTGTCGGTGGAGGCCGAGATGGGCACCGCGCGCTTCGGCAGCGCCGACGTGGGGCTGGCCGGGCCGGAGCGCGAAACAGACGACGAGCCGCTGGAACTGGAATCCGGCGACATCGTGCGCATCAACGTGGTTTCCATCGGCAACCCGCACTGCGTGATCTTTCAGGACGAGCTGGATGTAGAGGCGCTGCGCCGCCGCGCCCCGCAGATCAGCACGCACCCGGCGTTCGCGCGCGGGGTGAACGTGCAGTTCGCCGTCCCCGTGGAGCCGGACGGGGTGGATGCCTGGGTGTGGGAGCGCGGCGCGGGGGAAACGCGCGCCTCCGGCAGCAGCGCGTGCGCGGTGGCCGCGGCGGCCGTGCGGCGGGGCATGGTGTCGGAGCGGCAGGTGGCGGTGCGCATGCCCGGCGGGCGGCTGGACGTGCACGTGCGCGACGACTGGTCGCTGGTGCTGCGCGGCCCGGTGGAGTCCGTGTACCGCGGCGCGCTGACGGACGGAATGCGCCGCCGGCTGGAGACCCTGGGATGA
- a CDS encoding type II toxin-antitoxin system Phd/YefM family antitoxin, translating to MDIAPYVWAEDAWEFVEARERLDQILDLAARQQPQRIRRGEREVVVMDVDAYAALKDAADQALPPPPVQRDVCTCSGRTLLGALRASPWRDALEGGDWPWSWNWLTREWDSLPPLGSLPDATRPDEAAAAAGSFLDAMQKSPLA from the coding sequence ATGGACATTGCGCCGTATGTCTGGGCAGAGGATGCGTGGGAGTTCGTCGAGGCGCGGGAGCGGCTGGACCAGATTCTGGATCTCGCGGCCCGGCAGCAGCCACAGCGGATTCGCCGGGGAGAGCGGGAAGTGGTGGTGATGGACGTGGACGCATACGCGGCACTCAAGGATGCGGCGGATCAGGCGCTGCCCCCGCCGCCCGTGCAGCGTGACGTGTGCACCTGCTCTGGCCGCACCCTGCTGGGCGCGCTCCGCGCCTCGCCGTGGCGGGATGCTCTGGAGGGTGGGGACTGGCCCTGGTCGTGGAACTGGCTGACACGGGAGTGGGATTCGCTCCCGCCGCTGGGTTCGTTGCCTGATGCAACGAGACCTGATGAAGCGGCCGCGGCGGCGGGGTCCTTTCTCGACGCCATGCAGAAGTCTCCGCTGGCGTAG
- the hisF gene encoding imidazole glycerol phosphate synthase subunit HisF, with the protein MSLAKRIIPCLDVKDGRVVKGIQFVGLRDAGDPVEQAMRYDAERADELCFLDITASHEGRASMLEVIRRTADSIFIPFTVGGGIRTVDDFNAILGAGADKVAVNTAALADPELIRRAADHFGSQCVVVAVDARSSDTAESGWEVFTHGGRTPTGIDAVAWASRAEELGAGEILLTSMDRDGTRDGYDLPLLNAVTARVRIPVIASGGAGALEHLDAALGAGAHAVLAASIFHFGEYTLAQARGYLAARGHPVRR; encoded by the coding sequence ATGAGCCTGGCCAAGCGCATCATCCCCTGCCTGGACGTCAAGGACGGGCGCGTGGTGAAGGGAATCCAGTTCGTGGGGCTGCGCGACGCGGGCGACCCGGTGGAGCAGGCCATGCGCTACGACGCCGAGCGTGCCGACGAACTCTGCTTTCTGGACATCACCGCCAGCCACGAGGGCCGCGCCAGCATGCTGGAGGTCATCCGGCGCACGGCGGACAGCATCTTCATCCCGTTTACGGTCGGGGGCGGCATCCGCACGGTGGACGACTTCAACGCCATCTTGGGCGCGGGGGCCGACAAGGTGGCGGTGAACACGGCCGCGCTCGCCGACCCGGAGCTCATCCGGCGCGCCGCCGACCACTTCGGCTCGCAATGCGTGGTGGTGGCGGTGGATGCGCGCAGCTCCGATACGGCGGAAAGCGGATGGGAGGTGTTCACCCACGGCGGACGCACCCCCACGGGGATCGACGCGGTGGCGTGGGCGAGCCGGGCGGAGGAACTGGGCGCGGGCGAGATTCTGCTGACGTCGATGGACCGCGACGGCACGCGCGACGGGTACGACCTGCCGCTGCTGAACGCGGTGACGGCGCGGGTGCGCATTCCCGTGATCGCTTCCGGCGGCGCGGGTGCGCTGGAGCACCTGGACGCGGCGCTGGGGGCGGGCGCGCACGCCGTGCTGGCGGCCAGCATCTTTCACTTCGGGGAGTACACGCTGGCCCAGGCGCGGGGCTATCTGGCGGCGCGCGGACACCCCGTGCGGCGGTAG
- a CDS encoding M28 family peptidase, whose protein sequence is MIPNRAASRSVPLAVLALSLAGCGEPKAPPPPDFEQERAWASLVQQVSFGPRYPGGRGAGRQAEWLMDELKFRADTVYEQKFMGPGEGGRPVPMSNVLARFRPELKDRVLLVAYRDTRRHAEGSMEQLDRRFPTPGANLNASGVAVLMELTQLFRQQPPPIGVDLLLADGDGVSREADFAGTRHFLASMPGYRPRYAILVQAVGDREAVIPRDSLSVAGAAEATGRVWAAAKALHYDSVFVDAVAKPVENAAGVLAAAGIPVVVVADREYGPGNVRWHSIDDKVEYVSRETLGLVGRVLAAALYAEAPAEGSAGEKGR, encoded by the coding sequence GTGATACCGAACCGCGCCGCTTCCCGTTCCGTTCCGCTGGCCGTGCTCGCGCTGTCGCTTGCCGGCTGCGGCGAACCCAAGGCTCCGCCCCCGCCGGACTTCGAGCAGGAGCGGGCCTGGGCCTCGCTCGTGCAGCAGGTTTCGTTCGGCCCCCGCTACCCCGGCGGGCGCGGGGCGGGGCGCCAGGCGGAATGGCTGATGGATGAGCTGAAGTTCCGTGCCGACACCGTGTACGAGCAGAAGTTCATGGGTCCCGGCGAGGGCGGGCGCCCCGTTCCCATGAGCAACGTCCTTGCCCGCTTTCGCCCGGAGCTCAAGGACCGCGTGCTGCTGGTGGCGTACCGCGACACCCGGCGCCACGCGGAAGGGAGCATGGAGCAGCTGGACCGCCGCTTTCCCACCCCCGGCGCCAACCTGAACGCGTCCGGCGTGGCGGTGCTGATGGAACTGACGCAGCTGTTCCGCCAGCAGCCCCCGCCCATCGGGGTGGACCTGCTGCTGGCGGACGGCGACGGTGTGTCGCGCGAAGCGGACTTCGCGGGGACGCGCCACTTCCTGGCGTCCATGCCCGGGTACCGGCCGCGCTACGCCATCCTGGTTCAGGCCGTGGGCGACCGCGAGGCGGTCATCCCCCGCGACTCACTTTCCGTCGCGGGCGCGGCGGAGGCCACGGGGCGCGTGTGGGCGGCCGCCAAGGCGCTGCACTACGACTCGGTGTTCGTGGACGCGGTCGCGAAGCCGGTGGAGAACGCGGCCGGAGTGCTGGCCGCGGCGGGGATCCCCGTCGTCGTCGTGGCGGACCGCGAGTACGGGCCGGGCAACGTCCGCTGGCACTCCATCGACGACAAGGTGGAGTACGTGTCGCGCGAAACGCTGGGCCTGGTGGGGCGCGTTCTGGCCGCCGCGCTGTACGCCGAAGCGCCGGCCGAAGGGTCCGCGGGCGAAAAGGGGCGCTGA
- a CDS encoding DinB family protein — MTIQEILVRELDAEVGYTRQMLERVPMDRQDFAPHERSMPLGRLAAHVASLLSLASQMMQADFLDFNTVDPASYSRVHDSTASLLAELDKEADAARAALRSATDEQLQATWTLRAGDDVFFALPRWEVYRRFTMNHLVHHRAQIAVYLRMLNVTVPGMYGPSADEM; from the coding sequence ATGACGATTCAGGAGATTCTGGTCCGCGAACTGGACGCCGAAGTGGGCTACACGCGCCAGATGCTGGAGCGCGTGCCGATGGACCGGCAGGACTTTGCTCCGCACGAGCGTTCCATGCCGCTGGGGCGCCTGGCCGCGCACGTGGCATCACTGCTGTCGCTGGCCAGCCAGATGATGCAGGCCGATTTCCTGGACTTCAACACGGTGGACCCCGCGTCCTACTCCCGCGTGCACGACAGCACCGCCAGCCTGCTCGCCGAGTTGGACAAGGAGGCCGATGCCGCCCGCGCCGCGCTGCGGAGCGCGACGGACGAGCAGCTGCAGGCCACGTGGACGCTGCGGGCGGGCGACGACGTCTTCTTTGCCCTGCCCCGCTGGGAAGTGTACCGCCGCTTCACCATGAACCACCTGGTGCACCACCGCGCCCAGATCGCCGTCTACCTGCGCATGCTGAACGTGACGGTTCCGGGGATGTACGGCCCGTCGGCGGACGAGATGTAG
- a CDS encoding type II toxin-antitoxin system VapC family toxin, which produces MRFLLDTNTLSETVKRTPDPNVDAWFREQRPGDAAVSAMSMGEIRKGLARLGPGERKQQLGRWLYAYLPREYAGNVLPVDQSVAMEWGRLAEQARRTGRHLDAVDGLIVATARVRRLVLISRNVRHCAGWGARVFNPWSGESIK; this is translated from the coding sequence ATGCGATTTCTGCTGGACACCAACACGCTCTCGGAAACGGTGAAGCGGACGCCGGACCCCAACGTGGATGCCTGGTTCCGCGAGCAGCGTCCCGGTGACGCTGCGGTGAGCGCAATGAGCATGGGCGAGATCCGCAAGGGGCTTGCGCGGCTCGGCCCGGGCGAGCGTAAGCAGCAGTTGGGACGGTGGCTCTACGCATATCTGCCGAGGGAGTACGCGGGCAACGTTCTGCCTGTCGACCAGTCCGTCGCCATGGAATGGGGCCGCCTCGCTGAGCAGGCACGCCGCACGGGGCGGCATCTTGATGCGGTGGACGGGCTGATTGTGGCGACCGCGCGCGTTCGCAGGCTCGTCCTTATCTCCCGCAATGTACGACATTGCGCCGGCTGGGGCGCGCGAGTTTTCAACCCGTGGTCAGGTGAATCGATCAAGTGA